The Synchiropus splendidus isolate RoL2022-P1 chromosome 1, RoL_Sspl_1.0, whole genome shotgun sequence genome includes a window with the following:
- the LOC128765200 gene encoding uncharacterized protein LOC128765200 translates to MAESPHIFNSSPGVWPENSDLSQMRSGLVHLALGAVLEGNDSLHLETSLVQSGEGEEHQQAGDAGPMDADTVPQAFALSPSGSQSSGEPSQQAFGSYQQGQGSVPQSNSLIQQAFDAIHPDMDYVSVQPATTSSLPQTYCGTISLANSSVQPAFESMHQDGASVHGSGPVQQNLSPNIQRGSNTDRQTLTSSGPQGFDSIQAANGSARQIYDSIQLENGSGPASAQQGFGAMQPADSLVQPGYGSIQKANVSVQLSYSTVQPAGTVVQPGFCPVQQGGSSVQLSYRAVKPAGQPTASTVQQGYSVVQPSHGSVQHSYSMVQPSAGCIQPGYGLIQPSSASVHQGYSSIKLGNNAVQQGYGLVQSTNGSVHPGYGSFQLGASSVQQGYGLVQSANGSVPQGYGVLQSGPVKQGYGQLPPASGLVQPEFGSLHPANGSIQSNYGTLRPNSSSVQQGYDLVQNDNGSLQLRYDTLLSYNSPQPSFPNHPASSMYYTLPLGHQNTVGRQVINGSVVPMQELNNNAVMISSDGLVHGPEEVQQMMYGVLKYSTDSPAPPSKTSRPRKCPAVERPYIKKPQNAFMLFMKEQRPLVMEEHKIRNSANVNAILGQKWKSLSKQEQAQYFEQANSVRRHHEQEHPEWSYRDNYGQKRKRDRRKKIDLDNNSAAPAPKPKEDQTVKENTNAPVHSIRTDILAEQYQKYSASVKQEPATPTVAEVHYLSLSEEKMLLDMLENFESNTDKSVADSSDPAACALATITKVEEDPVKRQCSTESEADDPIKFSEDELLLQMLEDPYWAYKKSSSSTQQPNEDTSHKDEAEKEPSASAGEVESSSASVGGAEGESAHNIETKS, encoded by the exons ATGGCAGAGAGCCCACACATTTTCAATTCTTCTCCCGGAGTCTGGCCAGAAAACTCTGATCTGAGTCAAATGAGATCCGGACTGGTCCATTTGGCGCTGGGCGCCGTCCTGGAGGGCAACGACTCGTTGCACTTAGAAACCAGTTTAGTCCAGTCGGGTGAAGGTGAAGAACATCAGCAGGCAGGGGACGCTGGCCCGATGGATGCTGATACGGTGCCACAGGCTTTCGCTTTGAGCCCGTCAGGGAGTCAGTCGTCCGGTGAGCCCAGTCAGCAGGCGTTTGGATCATATCAGCAGGGTCAGGGTTCGGTCCCGCAGAGCAACAGCTTGATCCAACAGGCGTTCGATGCCATCCATCCTGACATGGACTATGTTTCAGTACAGCCAGCGACGACCAGCTCCTTGCCACAGACCTACTGTGGGACCATCTCACTTGCGAACAGTTCCGTGCAGCCGGCGTTTGAATCGATGCATCAAGATGGCGCCTCTGTTCATGGAAGTGGTCCAGTCCAGCAGAATTTGTCTCCAAACATACAGAGGGGTTCCAACACTGACAGGCAGACGCTCACAAGCTCCGGGCCACAGGGTTTTGACTCAATCCAGGCAGCAAATGGGTCAGCCAGGCAGATTTATGACTCCATCCAGCTAGAAAACGGATCAGGACCTGCGTCGGCTCAGCAAGGGTTTGGAGCGATGCAGCCGGCGGATAGTTTAGTCCAGCCGGGTTATGGCTCGATACAGAAGGCCAACGTGTCAGTGCAGTTGAGTTACAGCACAGTCCAACCTGCCGGCACAGTAGTCCAGCCAGGTTTTTGCCCAGTTCAACAAGGTGGAAGTTCAGTACAGTTAAGTTATCGAGCAGTAAAACCAGCTGGGCAACCCACCGCCAGCACAGTCCAGCAAGGCTACAGCGTTGTCCagccatcccatggctcagTGCAACACAGCTACAGCATGGTCCAACCCTCCGCCGGCTGTATTCAGCCAGGTTACGGCTTAATCCAGCCAAGCTCCGCCTCCGTCCACCAGGGTTACAGCTCGATTAAACTGGGTAACAACGCAGTACAACAGGGATACGGTCTGGTGCAGTCCACTAACGGCTCAGTCCACCCGGGGTACGGCTCTTTCCAGCTGGGTGCTAGTTCGGTCCAGCAGGGTTACGGCCTAGTGCAGTCAGCGAATGGCTCGGTCCCGCAGGGCTACGGAGTCCTGCAGTCTGGTCCTGTCAAGCAGGGCTACGGCCAGTTACCGCCCGCTTCAGGCTTGGTCCAACCAGAGTTTGGCTCCCTCCACCCGGCTAACGGTTCCATTCAGTCCAACTATGGCACTCTGAGGCCCAACAGCAGCTCAGTCCAGCAAGGTTATGACCTCGTCCAGAACGATAATGGTTCGCTGCAGCTGCGCTACGACACGCTCCTGAGCTACAACTCCCCCCAGCCCAGTTTTCCGAACCACCCCGCTTCCTCCATGTACTACACTCTACCACTGGGGCACCAGAACACTGTTGGTCGTCAAGTCATCAACGGAAGTGTGGTCCCGATGCAAGAGCTG AACAACAATGCAGTGATGATCTCGTCGGATGGCCTCGTGCACGGACCGGAGGAAGTACA GCAAATGATGTACGGGGTCCTGAAATATTCGACTGACTCTCCAGCTCCCCCTTCAAAAACCTCCAGGCCCAG GAAGTGTCCTGCGGTGGAGCGACCATACATTAAGAAACCCCAAAATGCCTTCATGCTTTTCATGAAAGAGCAGCGGCCGCTCGTCATGGAGGAGCACAAGATCCGGAACAGTGCCAATGTCAATGCCATCCTGGGTCAGAAG TGGAAGTCTTTATCCAAACAAGAACAAGCTCAGTATTTTGAACAAGCCAACTCGGTCAGACGTCACCACGAGCAGGAACATCCGGAGTGGTCCTACAGAGACAACTAC GGTCAGAAGAGGAAGCGTGATCGCAGAAAGAAAATCGACCTGGACAACAACTCTGCAG CTCCAGCGCCAAAACCCAAAGAAGACCAGACGGTGAAGGAGAACACCAATGCTCCTGTGCACTCCATCCGAACTGATATACTGGCAGAGCAATATCAGAAGTACTCAGCGAGTGTGAAACAAGAGCCGGCAACACCCACGGTGGCTGAGGTGCATTACCTGTCTCTGTCAGAAGAAAAAATGCTGCTGGACATGTTGGAGAACTTTGAATCCAACACTGACAAGTCG GTGGCGGACAGCAGCGACCCCGCTGCGTGTGCTTTAG CAACGATAACAAAAGTTGAAGAAGATCCAGTGAAAAGGCAGTGCTCCACTGAATCAGAGGCTGATGACCCCATCAAGTTCTCGGAAGACGAactcctgctgcagatgttgGAGGACCCCTACTGGGCCTACAAGAAGAGCTCG TCGTCGACACAGCAGCCCAATGAAGACACAAGTCATAAAGACGAAGCTGAGAAGGAACCAAGCGCGTCGGCAGGGGAGGTTGAATCATCGTCGGCGTCGGTTGGAGGCGCAGAGGGAGAGTCTGCCCACAACATAGAGACAAAATCATGA
- the LOC128765252 gene encoding probable ATP-dependent RNA helicase DDX4 isoform X2, with amino-acid sequence MDEWEEETSSATPAPSYFTGQDWSTEDKRDFDKGSGGRGRGGGFKSPPPSDGGSWNKNGERGGFRGRGGRGRGFGRTERNDFDEDNGEKQSDGDSWQKNGESGGFRGRGVDNGENRSGLHGGRGFSREGGDQRGRGRGFGGGYRGRDELESPRGQNDVACLDEAEKPKVTYVPPTLPEDEDSIFAHYQTGINFDKYDDKMVDVSGVNPPQAIMTFDEAAFCESLSRNIHKSGYTKPTPVQKHGIPIVSAGRDLMACAQTGSGKTAAFLLPILQQMMADGVAASSFSELQEPQAVIVAPTRELINQIYLEARKFAHGTCVRPVVVYGGVQTGHQMRDISRGCNVLCGTPGRLLDMIGRGKVGLAQVRTLVLDEADRMLDMGFEPDMRRLVGSPGMPSKENRQTLMFSATFPEDIQRLAADFLKTDYLFLAVGVVGGACTDVEQKMIQVSKFDKRWQLLEILKTTGEETGCLALVLAAPRDVLFAGSERTMVFVGTKRMADFIAVFLCQENVPTTSIHGDREQRERELALTDFRSGKCPVLVATSVAARGLDIPDVQHVVNFDLPGGIDEYVHRIGRTGRCGNVGRAVSFFDPDTDRQLAGSLVSVLAQAQQEVPGWLEESAFSGPASSTFNPLRSFSSADSRKFSNGAGPAVQPATAAEDEEDWG; translated from the exons ATGGATGaatgggaggaggag ACTTCCAGTGCCACCCCAGCGCCCAGCTACTTCACTGgccaag ACTGGTCGACTGAAGACAAGCGCGACTTTGACAAAG GCTCCGgtggaagaggcagaggaggaggatttaAGAGCCCACCTCCATCAG ATGGTGGCTCTTGGAACAAGAATGGAGAAAGAGGTGGTttcagaggcagaggaggccGAG gtCGGGGATTTGGCAGAACAGAGCGGAATGACTTTG ATGAGGATAATGGAGAGAAGCAGTCAG aTGGCGACTCTTGGCAGAAGAATGGAGAGAGTGGTGGCTTCAGAGGCCGAG GTGTGGATAATGGAGAGAATCGATCAG GACTCCATGGAGGACGAGGATTTTCCCGTGAAG GTGGTGATCAGAGAGGGCGAGGACGAGGCTTTGGAGGAG GTTACAGAGGCAGAGACGAGCTGGAGTCCCCTCGAG GACAAAATGATGTGGCGTGTCTGGACGAGGCTGAAA AACCCAAGGTCACCTACGTTCCTCCAACACTCCCTGAGGACGAGGACAGCATCTTTGCCCATTATCAGACCGGCATTAACTTCGACAAGTACGACGACAAAATGGTGGACGTGAGTGGGGTCAACCCTCCTCAAGCAATCATG ACGTTTGATGAGGCGGCGTTTTGCGAGTCTCTCAGTAGAAACATCCACAAGTCTGGTTACACCAAGCCGACTCCTGTGCAGAAGCACGGTATTCCCATCGTCTCTGCCGGGAGGGACCTCATGGCCTGTGCCCAGACTGGATCCGGGAAGACG GCGGCGTTTCTCCTCCCCATTCTGCAGCAGATGATGGCTGATGGTGTCGCCGCCAGCAGCTTCAGTGAGCTGCAGGAGCCCCAAGCCGTCATTGTGGCCCCAACCAGGGAGCTGATCAACCAAATCTATCTGGAGGCCAGGAAGTTTGCTCATGG CACCTGTGTGCGTCCCGTGGTGGTTTACGGCGGAGTTCAGACTGGTCACCAGATGAGGGACATCTCCAGAGGCTGCAACGTTCTGTGCGGGACCCCGGGGCGACTGCTGGACATGATTGGACGAGGAAAG GTGGGGCTGGCTCAGGTGCGCACCCTGGTGCTGGATGAGGCGGATCGCATGTTGGACATGGGTTTTGAGCCGGACATGCGGCGCCTGGTGGGCTCCCCGGGAATGCCATCCAAAGAGAACCGTCAGACTCTGATGTTCAGTGCGACCTTTCCAGAAGACATCCAGAG GTTGGCAGCTGACTTCCTCAAGACTGACTACCTGTTCCTGGCTGTGGGTGTGGTGGGCGGAGCCTGCACGGATGTGGAGCAGAAGATGATCCAAGTGTCCAAGTTTGACAAGAGGTGGCAGCTTCTGGAAATCCTGAAGACCACTGGTGAGGAGACTGGCTGCTTGGCTCTGGTTCTAGCTGCTCCACGTGACGTCTTGTTTGCAGGGTCAGAGCGCACCATGGTTTTCGTAGGAACCAAGAGGATGGCAGATTTTATTGCCGTCTTCCTGTGCCAGGAAAACGTCCCAACCACCAGCATTCACGG GGACCGGGAGCAGCGGGAAAGGGAGCTGGCCCTGACAGACTTCCGCTCTGGAAAATGTCCCGTGCTTGTGGCCACATCTGTAGCAGCCCGAGGTCTGGACATTCCAGATGTGCAGCATGTGGTGAACTTTGACCTTCCAGGCGGCATCGACGAATACGTCCACCGTATTGGGAGAACTGGCCGCTGTGGCAACGTGGGAAGGGCCGTGTCCTTCTTTGACCCGGACACGGATCGTCAGCTGGCCGGCTCGCTGGTCTCCGTCCTGGcccag GCTCAACAAGAAGTGCCCGGGTGGCTGGAAGAGTCGGCCTTCAGTGGACCTGCATCCTCCACTTTCAACCCTCTGAGGAGCTTTTCTTCTGCAGACTCCAGGAAG TTTTCTAACGGAGCAGGCCCAGCGGTGCAGCCCGCCACTGCagctgaggatgaggaagacTGGGGCTGA
- the LOC128765252 gene encoding probable ATP-dependent RNA helicase DDX4 isoform X1 has product MDEWEEETSSATPAPSYFTGQDWSTEDKRDFDKGSGGRGRGGGFKSPPPSDGGSWNKNGERGGFRGRGGRGRGFGRTERNDFDEDNGEKQSDGDSWQKNGESGGFRGRGRGLGRSERNDFGVDNGENRSGLHGGRGFSREGGDQRGRGRGFGGGYRGRDELESPRGQNDVACLDEAEKPKVTYVPPTLPEDEDSIFAHYQTGINFDKYDDKMVDVSGVNPPQAIMTFDEAAFCESLSRNIHKSGYTKPTPVQKHGIPIVSAGRDLMACAQTGSGKTAAFLLPILQQMMADGVAASSFSELQEPQAVIVAPTRELINQIYLEARKFAHGTCVRPVVVYGGVQTGHQMRDISRGCNVLCGTPGRLLDMIGRGKVGLAQVRTLVLDEADRMLDMGFEPDMRRLVGSPGMPSKENRQTLMFSATFPEDIQRLAADFLKTDYLFLAVGVVGGACTDVEQKMIQVSKFDKRWQLLEILKTTGEETGCLALVLAAPRDVLFAGSERTMVFVGTKRMADFIAVFLCQENVPTTSIHGDREQRERELALTDFRSGKCPVLVATSVAARGLDIPDVQHVVNFDLPGGIDEYVHRIGRTGRCGNVGRAVSFFDPDTDRQLAGSLVSVLAQAQQEVPGWLEESAFSGPASSTFNPLRSFSSADSRKFSNGAGPAVQPATAAEDEEDWG; this is encoded by the exons ATGGATGaatgggaggaggag ACTTCCAGTGCCACCCCAGCGCCCAGCTACTTCACTGgccaag ACTGGTCGACTGAAGACAAGCGCGACTTTGACAAAG GCTCCGgtggaagaggcagaggaggaggatttaAGAGCCCACCTCCATCAG ATGGTGGCTCTTGGAACAAGAATGGAGAAAGAGGTGGTttcagaggcagaggaggccGAG gtCGGGGATTTGGCAGAACAGAGCGGAATGACTTTG ATGAGGATAATGGAGAGAAGCAGTCAG aTGGCGACTCTTGGCAGAAGAATGGAGAGAGTGGTGGCTTCAGAGGCCGAG gtCGGGGACTCGGCAGATCGGAGCGCAATGACTTTG GTGTGGATAATGGAGAGAATCGATCAG GACTCCATGGAGGACGAGGATTTTCCCGTGAAG GTGGTGATCAGAGAGGGCGAGGACGAGGCTTTGGAGGAG GTTACAGAGGCAGAGACGAGCTGGAGTCCCCTCGAG GACAAAATGATGTGGCGTGTCTGGACGAGGCTGAAA AACCCAAGGTCACCTACGTTCCTCCAACACTCCCTGAGGACGAGGACAGCATCTTTGCCCATTATCAGACCGGCATTAACTTCGACAAGTACGACGACAAAATGGTGGACGTGAGTGGGGTCAACCCTCCTCAAGCAATCATG ACGTTTGATGAGGCGGCGTTTTGCGAGTCTCTCAGTAGAAACATCCACAAGTCTGGTTACACCAAGCCGACTCCTGTGCAGAAGCACGGTATTCCCATCGTCTCTGCCGGGAGGGACCTCATGGCCTGTGCCCAGACTGGATCCGGGAAGACG GCGGCGTTTCTCCTCCCCATTCTGCAGCAGATGATGGCTGATGGTGTCGCCGCCAGCAGCTTCAGTGAGCTGCAGGAGCCCCAAGCCGTCATTGTGGCCCCAACCAGGGAGCTGATCAACCAAATCTATCTGGAGGCCAGGAAGTTTGCTCATGG CACCTGTGTGCGTCCCGTGGTGGTTTACGGCGGAGTTCAGACTGGTCACCAGATGAGGGACATCTCCAGAGGCTGCAACGTTCTGTGCGGGACCCCGGGGCGACTGCTGGACATGATTGGACGAGGAAAG GTGGGGCTGGCTCAGGTGCGCACCCTGGTGCTGGATGAGGCGGATCGCATGTTGGACATGGGTTTTGAGCCGGACATGCGGCGCCTGGTGGGCTCCCCGGGAATGCCATCCAAAGAGAACCGTCAGACTCTGATGTTCAGTGCGACCTTTCCAGAAGACATCCAGAG GTTGGCAGCTGACTTCCTCAAGACTGACTACCTGTTCCTGGCTGTGGGTGTGGTGGGCGGAGCCTGCACGGATGTGGAGCAGAAGATGATCCAAGTGTCCAAGTTTGACAAGAGGTGGCAGCTTCTGGAAATCCTGAAGACCACTGGTGAGGAGACTGGCTGCTTGGCTCTGGTTCTAGCTGCTCCACGTGACGTCTTGTTTGCAGGGTCAGAGCGCACCATGGTTTTCGTAGGAACCAAGAGGATGGCAGATTTTATTGCCGTCTTCCTGTGCCAGGAAAACGTCCCAACCACCAGCATTCACGG GGACCGGGAGCAGCGGGAAAGGGAGCTGGCCCTGACAGACTTCCGCTCTGGAAAATGTCCCGTGCTTGTGGCCACATCTGTAGCAGCCCGAGGTCTGGACATTCCAGATGTGCAGCATGTGGTGAACTTTGACCTTCCAGGCGGCATCGACGAATACGTCCACCGTATTGGGAGAACTGGCCGCTGTGGCAACGTGGGAAGGGCCGTGTCCTTCTTTGACCCGGACACGGATCGTCAGCTGGCCGGCTCGCTGGTCTCCGTCCTGGcccag GCTCAACAAGAAGTGCCCGGGTGGCTGGAAGAGTCGGCCTTCAGTGGACCTGCATCCTCCACTTTCAACCCTCTGAGGAGCTTTTCTTCTGCAGACTCCAGGAAG TTTTCTAACGGAGCAGGCCCAGCGGTGCAGCCCGCCACTGCagctgaggatgaggaagacTGGGGCTGA
- the LOC128765252 gene encoding probable ATP-dependent RNA helicase DDX4 isoform X3 — protein sequence MDEWEEETSSATPAPSYFTGQDWSTEDKRDFDKGSGGRGRGGGFKSPPPSDGGSWNKNGERGGFRGRGGRGRGFGRTERNDFDEDNGEKQSDGDSWQKNGESGGFRGRGRGLGRSERNDFGVDNGENRSGLHGGRGFSREGGDQRGRGRGFGGGYRGRDELESPRGQNDVACLDEAEKPKVTYVPPTLPEDEDSIFAHYQTGINFDKYDDKMVDVSGVNPPQAIMTFDEAAFCESLSRNIHKSGYTKPTPVQKHGIPIVSAGRDLMACAQTGSGKTAAFLLPILQQMMADGVAASSFSELQEPQAVIVAPTRELINQIYLEARKFAHGTCVRPVVVYGGVQTGHQMRDISRGCNVLCGTPGRLLDMIGRGKVGLAQVRTLVLDEADRMLDMGFEPDMRRLVGSPGMPSKENRQTLMFSATFPEDIQRLAADFLKTDYLFLAVGVVGGACTDVEQKMIQVSKFDKRWQLLEILKTTGSERTMVFVGTKRMADFIAVFLCQENVPTTSIHGDREQRERELALTDFRSGKCPVLVATSVAARGLDIPDVQHVVNFDLPGGIDEYVHRIGRTGRCGNVGRAVSFFDPDTDRQLAGSLVSVLAQAQQEVPGWLEESAFSGPASSTFNPLRSFSSADSRKFSNGAGPAVQPATAAEDEEDWG from the exons ATGGATGaatgggaggaggag ACTTCCAGTGCCACCCCAGCGCCCAGCTACTTCACTGgccaag ACTGGTCGACTGAAGACAAGCGCGACTTTGACAAAG GCTCCGgtggaagaggcagaggaggaggatttaAGAGCCCACCTCCATCAG ATGGTGGCTCTTGGAACAAGAATGGAGAAAGAGGTGGTttcagaggcagaggaggccGAG gtCGGGGATTTGGCAGAACAGAGCGGAATGACTTTG ATGAGGATAATGGAGAGAAGCAGTCAG aTGGCGACTCTTGGCAGAAGAATGGAGAGAGTGGTGGCTTCAGAGGCCGAG gtCGGGGACTCGGCAGATCGGAGCGCAATGACTTTG GTGTGGATAATGGAGAGAATCGATCAG GACTCCATGGAGGACGAGGATTTTCCCGTGAAG GTGGTGATCAGAGAGGGCGAGGACGAGGCTTTGGAGGAG GTTACAGAGGCAGAGACGAGCTGGAGTCCCCTCGAG GACAAAATGATGTGGCGTGTCTGGACGAGGCTGAAA AACCCAAGGTCACCTACGTTCCTCCAACACTCCCTGAGGACGAGGACAGCATCTTTGCCCATTATCAGACCGGCATTAACTTCGACAAGTACGACGACAAAATGGTGGACGTGAGTGGGGTCAACCCTCCTCAAGCAATCATG ACGTTTGATGAGGCGGCGTTTTGCGAGTCTCTCAGTAGAAACATCCACAAGTCTGGTTACACCAAGCCGACTCCTGTGCAGAAGCACGGTATTCCCATCGTCTCTGCCGGGAGGGACCTCATGGCCTGTGCCCAGACTGGATCCGGGAAGACG GCGGCGTTTCTCCTCCCCATTCTGCAGCAGATGATGGCTGATGGTGTCGCCGCCAGCAGCTTCAGTGAGCTGCAGGAGCCCCAAGCCGTCATTGTGGCCCCAACCAGGGAGCTGATCAACCAAATCTATCTGGAGGCCAGGAAGTTTGCTCATGG CACCTGTGTGCGTCCCGTGGTGGTTTACGGCGGAGTTCAGACTGGTCACCAGATGAGGGACATCTCCAGAGGCTGCAACGTTCTGTGCGGGACCCCGGGGCGACTGCTGGACATGATTGGACGAGGAAAG GTGGGGCTGGCTCAGGTGCGCACCCTGGTGCTGGATGAGGCGGATCGCATGTTGGACATGGGTTTTGAGCCGGACATGCGGCGCCTGGTGGGCTCCCCGGGAATGCCATCCAAAGAGAACCGTCAGACTCTGATGTTCAGTGCGACCTTTCCAGAAGACATCCAGAG GTTGGCAGCTGACTTCCTCAAGACTGACTACCTGTTCCTGGCTGTGGGTGTGGTGGGCGGAGCCTGCACGGATGTGGAGCAGAAGATGATCCAAGTGTCCAAGTTTGACAAGAGGTGGCAGCTTCTGGAAATCCTGAAGACCACTG GGTCAGAGCGCACCATGGTTTTCGTAGGAACCAAGAGGATGGCAGATTTTATTGCCGTCTTCCTGTGCCAGGAAAACGTCCCAACCACCAGCATTCACGG GGACCGGGAGCAGCGGGAAAGGGAGCTGGCCCTGACAGACTTCCGCTCTGGAAAATGTCCCGTGCTTGTGGCCACATCTGTAGCAGCCCGAGGTCTGGACATTCCAGATGTGCAGCATGTGGTGAACTTTGACCTTCCAGGCGGCATCGACGAATACGTCCACCGTATTGGGAGAACTGGCCGCTGTGGCAACGTGGGAAGGGCCGTGTCCTTCTTTGACCCGGACACGGATCGTCAGCTGGCCGGCTCGCTGGTCTCCGTCCTGGcccag GCTCAACAAGAAGTGCCCGGGTGGCTGGAAGAGTCGGCCTTCAGTGGACCTGCATCCTCCACTTTCAACCCTCTGAGGAGCTTTTCTTCTGCAGACTCCAGGAAG TTTTCTAACGGAGCAGGCCCAGCGGTGCAGCCCGCCACTGCagctgaggatgaggaagacTGGGGCTGA